The following is a genomic window from Candidatus Methylomirabilota bacterium.
TACCCGATCGCCGCGCCGTCCGAGCGGGGATCGGCGGCGCCCATCCGCGTGCCGGTCCCGGGTTGGACCTCGATGCCGTGGGCGTGTCCGGCCAGCTCGGCCCACGGCTCCCAGCGCGTCACGTGGTGCCCGCGAGCCTCCAGATCCGCGATGGTCGCCTCCGGGAAGCGGCTTTCCAGGTTCAGGCGCTCCCGCGGGTCGCCCAGGACGAACCGTCCGGCCAGCCAGCGCGGCGCCTCGATCGCCTGCTGGAGGTCGAGGCCGAAGTCGATGAGCGCCGAGTAGACCTGCACGTGGATCTGGGGCTGGCCGTCGGCGCCCATGCAGCCGAAAACCCAGCGGAGGCGATCGCCCTCGAAGGCGAGCGAGGCCATCAGCGTGTGGGCCGGCTGTTTGCCGGGCGCGAGCGCGTTGGGGTGCGCGGGCTCGAGCGAAAAGTAGGCGCCGCGGTTCTGGAGGAGGACTCCCGTGCGCCCGGCCACGACCCCGGAGCCGAAACCGAAGTAGAGGGACTGGATCAGAGAGACGGCGTTGCCCTCGCCATCCACGGCCGCCAGGTAGACGGTGTCGCCGGCGAGGCTCCCGGCCGGAACCTGGTCCCAGGCCTGCGCTCGATCGGCGCGGATCAGGGTCCGCCGCTGGCGCGCATAGGCCGGGTCGGTGAGCCGCGCTGTCGGCACCGAGGCGGCGTCCGGATCGGCCAGATACCGGTTCCGATCGGCGAAGGCGACCTTCTTGGCCTCCACCAGGAGATGCACGTAATCGGCTGACTGGGAGCCGAGCCGGGCCAGGTCGTCGTCGGCCACGATGCCCAGCATCAGGAGGGCGGCGAAGCCCTGGGTGGGCGGCGGCGTCTCGTAGAGCGTGACGCCCCGGTAGGTCCCGCGGAGCGGCGTTCCCCACTCGGCCCGGGTCGCCGCGAGATCGGCGGCATCGAGGAAGCCGCCGCCCGCGCGGCTCGCCCGCGCGATCTCCTGCGCCACCGCGCCCTCGTAGAAGCCCGCGCGTCCGGCGG
Proteins encoded in this region:
- the ggt gene encoding gamma-glutamyltransferase; translated protein: MTHPETGRPLTLASRGIVTSPHSLASAAGVATLRGGGSAVDAAITASAVLSVVYPHMTSVGGDAFWLLYDAARREVRFLNAAGRAPAAATIEAYRARGLTEIPHRGWLSVANAPGLVAGWVMAHQAYGRRPLVELLTPAVEYARDGFPVTARLTRWIARTQDVLAAVPETAAIFLPAGMPPQPGQRLRVPDLARTLETIGAAGRAGFYEGAVAQEIARASRAGGGFLDAADLAATRAEWGTPLRGTYRGVTLYETPPPTQGFAALLMLGIVADDDLARLGSQSADYVHLLVEAKKVAFADRNRYLADPDAASVPTARLTDPAYARQRRTLIRADRAQAWDQVPAGSLAGDTVYLAAVDGEGNAVSLIQSLYFGFGSGVVAGRTGVLLQNRGAYFSLEPAHPNALAPGKQPAHTLMASLAFEGDRLRWVFGCMGADGQPQIHVQVYSALIDFGLDLQQAIEAPRWLAGRFVLGDPRERLNLESRFPEATIADLEARGHHVTRWEPWAELAGHAHGIEVQPGTGTRMGAADPRSDGAAIG